The window GGGATGGGGGGTTTTTTATTTTTTCAGCTGTGTTAAAGCTTAGTGTTGGTATTTTAATATAAACACCTGTTGATTTCCGTGCAAGGCTGAGACTCCTGCGGGAGAAGCGGGTAGCGGGAGACTCCACAGGCGCTTGCGCCGAGGAGTAGGTTTTTTCACGACGGTGAAAATAACCTTCCTTTTTACCGCCCGCGGAAAGCGAAGCCCTTGCACGGAAATCAACAGCAATCTTTAACACAGCCATTTTTTAAGGAGGAATTTACTATGTCATTTCCACATCAGGAAATAGAGAAAAAGTGGCAACATTATTGGGAAGAAAACAAAACATTTAAAACAACAGAAGAAGCAGGAAAAGAAAAGTTCTACGCGTTAGACATGTTCCCGTTCCCTTCAGGAGCAGGTTTACACGTAGGACACCCTGAAGGTTATACAGCGACAGATATTTTATCACGTATGAAGCGTATGCAAGGTTTTGATGTGCTTCACCCAATGGGCTGGGATGCCTTCGGTTTACCTGCAGAACAATATGCGCTAGATACAGGGAACGATCCAGCTGAATTTACGACAAAAAACATCAATACATTTAGAAGACAGATTAAAGAATTAGGCTTTTCTTATGACTGGGATAAAGAAGTAGCAACAACAGATCCTGATTATTATAAATGGACTCAATGGATTTTCTTAAAGCTTTTTGAAAAAGGATTAGCTTATGTAGATGAAGTACCAGTTAACTGGTGTCCTGCACTAGGAACCGTATTATCAAATGAAGAAGTTATTGATGGAAAAAGTGAACGCGGTGGCCATCCTGTTGAACGTAGACCAATGAAACAATGGATGTTAAAAATAACTGCCTACGCAGATCGTCTAATTGATGATTTAGATGACCTTGATTGGCCAGATAGCTTAAAAGAAATGCAACGTAACTGGATTGGTCGATCAGAAGGTGCGAACGTTCACTTCCATATTGACGGCAAAGAAGAAACGTTTACAGTGTTTACAACGCGCCCAGATACACTATTTGGTGCAACCTATGCTGTATTAGCTCCAGAACATCCACTAGTTGCTAACATTACTACTGCTGACCAAAAAGAGGCGGTGGATGCATATATTGCGAGTGTTCAGAGTAAGAGTGACTTAGAGCGTACAGAACTTTCAAAAGAAAAAACGGGAGTATTCACTGGTGCATACGCTGTTAACCCTGCAAATGGCGAAAAGCTTCCGATTTGGATTGCTGATTATGTTCTTATTTCTTACGGAACAGGTGCTATTATGGCAGTCCCTGCACACGATGAAAGAGATTATGAATTTGCAACAAAATTTGAACTGCCGATTATCGAAGTTGTTGCAGGCGGCGATGTAACAAAGGAAGCATACACTGGTGATGGAGAGCACGTAAATTCAGACTTCTTAAATGGCGTTGGTAAAGAAGAAGCAATTACTAACATGATTCAATGGTTAGAAGCAAACGGCAAAGGTGAAAAGAAAATCTCTTTCCGCTTACGCGACTGGTTATTTAGCCGTCAACGTTATTGGGGTGAACCAATCCCAGTTATCCATTGGGAAGATGGCACTGTGACTGCTATACCGGAAGATGAGTTACCACTTCTTTTACCTAAGACAAAAAACATCCGCCCATCTGGGACTGGTGAATCTCCATTAGCTGCAATGGAAGAGTGGGTAAATGTTGTAGATCCAGTTACAGGTAAAAAAGGGCGCCGTGAAACGAATACGATGCCTAACTGGGCAGGTAGCTGTTGGTACTATTTACGTTACATTGATCCAAACAACAGTGAAATGTTAGCAGATCCAGAAAAACTGAAAAAATGGCTACCTGTTGATATATATATCGGTGGAGCCGAACATGCAGTACTTCACTTACTATACGCTCGTTTCTGGCATAAATTTTTATACGATATCGGTGTTGTACCAACAAAAGAGCCATTCCAAAAGCTTTTCAACCAAGGGATGATTCTTGGAGAAAACAACGAGAAAATGAGTAAGTCAAAAGGAAATGTTGTAAATCCTGACGATATCGTTGAAAGTCACGGTGCAGACACACTTCGTCTTTATGAAATGTTCATGGGGCCGCTTGAAGCATCGATCGCATGGTCCACTAACGGACTAGATGGTTCTCGTCGTTTCTTAGATAGAGTATGGCGCCTATTCGTAGATGAAAACGGTAAATTAAGTAGTAAAGTAGTAGAGCATACAGAAGAAGATGCGTTAGAGAAAACATACCATGCGACAGTGAAGAAAGTAACGGAAGATTACGAAGGTCTTCGTTTCAATACAGCTATCTCGCAAATGATGGTGTTTATCAATGAAGCATATAAGGTAGATGTTATACCTAAAGAGTATGTAGAAGGATTTGTTAAACTTCTATCCCCAATTTGTCCACACGTTACGGAAGAACTTTGGGAGAAGCTTGGGAATGAAGGAACAGTTACTTATGAAGAGTGGCCAGCTTATGACGAATCCAAACTTGTTGAAGACGAAGTAGAAATTGTTGTACAGGTTAACGGAAAACTAAAAGCTAAACTTCACGTTCCAGCAGACGCGACTCGTGAAAAGATGGAAGAAATTGCACTAAACGATGATACAATTCGTGAGCAAATCGAAGGGAAAACAGTAAGGAAAATAATTGCTGTTCCTGGCAAGCTTGTAAAT is drawn from Bacillus alkalisoli and contains these coding sequences:
- the leuS gene encoding leucine--tRNA ligase, translated to MSFPHQEIEKKWQHYWEENKTFKTTEEAGKEKFYALDMFPFPSGAGLHVGHPEGYTATDILSRMKRMQGFDVLHPMGWDAFGLPAEQYALDTGNDPAEFTTKNINTFRRQIKELGFSYDWDKEVATTDPDYYKWTQWIFLKLFEKGLAYVDEVPVNWCPALGTVLSNEEVIDGKSERGGHPVERRPMKQWMLKITAYADRLIDDLDDLDWPDSLKEMQRNWIGRSEGANVHFHIDGKEETFTVFTTRPDTLFGATYAVLAPEHPLVANITTADQKEAVDAYIASVQSKSDLERTELSKEKTGVFTGAYAVNPANGEKLPIWIADYVLISYGTGAIMAVPAHDERDYEFATKFELPIIEVVAGGDVTKEAYTGDGEHVNSDFLNGVGKEEAITNMIQWLEANGKGEKKISFRLRDWLFSRQRYWGEPIPVIHWEDGTVTAIPEDELPLLLPKTKNIRPSGTGESPLAAMEEWVNVVDPVTGKKGRRETNTMPNWAGSCWYYLRYIDPNNSEMLADPEKLKKWLPVDIYIGGAEHAVLHLLYARFWHKFLYDIGVVPTKEPFQKLFNQGMILGENNEKMSKSKGNVVNPDDIVESHGADTLRLYEMFMGPLEASIAWSTNGLDGSRRFLDRVWRLFVDENGKLSSKVVEHTEEDALEKTYHATVKKVTEDYEGLRFNTAISQMMVFINEAYKVDVIPKEYVEGFVKLLSPICPHVTEELWEKLGNEGTVTYEEWPAYDESKLVEDEVEIVVQVNGKLKAKLHVPADATREKMEEIALNDDTIREQIEGKTVRKIIAVPGKLVNIVAN